From Lysobacter lycopersici:
TCATGTCGCCCAAGTCGCCATCAGTGCAGGGTGCGCGGCACGGCGAGGGTGAACGGCGGGATCGGCGCATCGAACTCGGTGCCGTCGTCGCCGCTCATGTGGTAGCTGCCCTGCATCGTCCCGACCGCGGTTTCCAGCACCGCGCCAGAGGTGTAGGTGAAGGCTTCGCCGGGTTCCAGCCGCGGCTGTTCGCCGACCACGCCTTCGCCGCGCACTTCCTCGACCTTGCCGTTGCCGTCGGTGATCACCCAGTGGCGGTCAAGCAACTGCGCCGGCAGGCGGCCGAGGTTGCGGATGCGGATGGTGTAGGCGAATACGTAGCGTTCGCCGTCCGGATCGGACTGTTCGTCGAGGAATTGCGTGGCCACGCTGATTTCCAGCGCGTAATCGGAATGCTCGTCCATGCGCATAGTGTAAGCGCGGGGCGTGCGAAGGCGGGGTTCATGCGGCGCGGAAGCCAGCGAGGCGAACGAACTCGGCGACGGACAGCTGTTCCGCGCGCGCGCCGGGATCCAGCCCGGCTGCGGCGATGGTTTCGGCTTCCATCGTGCCGGCGAGCGCGTTGCGCAGGGTCTTGCGGCGCTGGCCGAAGGCGGCGCGGACGATGGCGGCGAAGCGCGCACGATCGTCGATGCCTATCGAATCGGCCGCGCGCGGCAGCAGCCGCACCACCGCCGAATCCACCTTGGGCGCGGGCCGGAACGCGCCCGGCGGAACGGTGAACAGAGGCGTGACCGTGCAATACGCCTGCAGCATCACGCTCAGGCGGCCATAGACCTTGTTGCCGGGCGGCGCGGCCATGCGTTCCACCACTTCCTTCTGCAGCATGAAGTGCATGTCGCGAATGGCATTCGCGTGGTCCAGCGCATGGAACAGGATCGGCGAGCTGAGGTTGTAGGGCAGGTTGCCGGCCAGGCGGATCTTTTCGACGCCGAGTTCGGCCGCGAGCGCGGTGAAATCCACGCCGAGCACGTCGCCTTCGATCAGCTTCAAGTCGCCGTGTTCGCGCGCGGCGGCCTGCAGCGGCGCGTGCAGGTCGCGGTCGAATTCGATCGCGGTCAGCGCGCCGTGGCGATCCAGCAGCGGAAAGGTCAAAGCGCCCTGGCCCGGGCCGATCTCGACGATGGCGTCGCCCGGCTGCGGATCGATCGCCTGCACGATGCGTTCGATCACGCCGCGTTCGTGCAGGAAGTTCTGGCCGAGGTGCTTCTTGGCGTCGCGTTGGAAGCCGTCGGCGTCGCGGTCGGCGTGACGGTTCACAGCAACTTCGTCCCGAGCGGCACGTCGCGGTCCGGCACGCACAGCGCCACCGCGCCGTCGGCATCGTGGAAGCCGGTGACGAGGCATTCGGACATCAACGGGCCGATCTGTTTCTTCGGGAAATTCACCACGCCGACAACGAGCCGACCGACCAGTTCCTCCGGCCGGTAATGCACGGTGATCTGTGCGCTGGACTTGAGCACGCCGAGTTCCGCGCCGAAATCCACTTGCAGCACATAGGCGGGCTTGCGTGCCGTGGCGAAAACTTCTGCGGACAGCACGCGGCCCACGCGCAGTTCCACTTTCAGGAAATCGTCGAAGCCGATGGTTTCCATCACGACGCGCTCTTGCGATGCGCGGCCATGCGCGCGCATTCGGCGATGGCGGCGAACAGGCTGGATGGATCGGCGATGCCCTTGCCTGCGATGTCGAGTGCGGTGCCATGGTCGACCGCGACGCGCGGGTAGGGCAGGCCGAGGGTGATGTTCACCGCGTGTTCGATGCCGGTCGATTTCAGCA
This genomic window contains:
- the apaG gene encoding Co2+/Mg2+ efflux protein ApaG; protein product: MDEHSDYALEISVATQFLDEQSDPDGERYVFAYTIRIRNLGRLPAQLLDRHWVITDGNGKVEEVRGEGVVGEQPRLEPGEAFTYTSGAVLETAVGTMQGSYHMSGDDGTEFDAPIPPFTLAVPRTLH
- the rsmA gene encoding 16S rRNA (adenine(1518)-N(6)/adenine(1519)-N(6))-dimethyltransferase RsmA; amino-acid sequence: MNRHADRDADGFQRDAKKHLGQNFLHERGVIERIVQAIDPQPGDAIVEIGPGQGALTFPLLDRHGALTAIEFDRDLHAPLQAAAREHGDLKLIEGDVLGVDFTALAAELGVEKIRLAGNLPYNLSSPILFHALDHANAIRDMHFMLQKEVVERMAAPPGNKVYGRLSVMLQAYCTVTPLFTVPPGAFRPAPKVDSAVVRLLPRAADSIGIDDRARFAAIVRAAFGQRRKTLRNALAGTMEAETIAAAGLDPGARAEQLSVAEFVRLAGFRAA
- a CDS encoding tRNA-binding protein: MRAHGRASQERVVMETIGFDDFLKVELRVGRVLSAEVFATARKPAYVLQVDFGAELGVLKSSAQITVHYRPEELVGRLVVGVVNFPKKQIGPLMSECLVTGFHDADGAVALCVPDRDVPLGTKLL